The Egibacteraceae bacterium genomic sequence TCGAGCCGAGCTGCTCGAGGAACCGGAACGTCTCCTCCGCCTCCTTCTCGTCGATCTTGGACATGGCGAAGCCGACGTGGATCAAGACCCAGTCACCGACCTCGATGCCGCCCTCGTCCGCCGGGATGAGCTGGATGGAGACGTTGCGGCGCACGCCGTTGACGTCTGCCTTGGCGATCCCGTTCTCCGGATCGACCAGCTCCACGATCTTGCCGGGAATACCGAGACACATGGGATGCTCCTCCACC encodes the following:
- a CDS encoding HypC/HybG/HupF family hydrogenase formation chaperone, with the protein product MCLGIPGKIVELVDPENGIAKADVNGVRRNVSIQLIPADEGGIEVGDWVLIHVGFAMSKIDEKEAEETFRFLEQLGSMYEEELSDLATSDIE